In the genome of Pelmatolapia mariae isolate MD_Pm_ZW linkage group LG4, Pm_UMD_F_2, whole genome shotgun sequence, the window TCACTGATGAACAAAACATATATTCACGCAAATACTGTGTTATCTTTTGAGTGCTTGATTTATTTTCTGGGATTTAGATGAACTTGCTGAGCTTCCTGTCAGAACTGCTTAGCTGGTTTGAAGTACAAAGACCAGAATTTGTGCAGCCAATAGATACGTTAAGTAAGTCTCAATGATTTGCGGTCCTTTCTAAATATTGTTTAACATGAacatatatttcatatatatcatatataattgatatattttaaaaagtctgtTTGTGGCTTTTCTTTTGTCAGGCGAATCTACACCAGTAACACCAAGCAGCTTGAGTGATAACAGGTACAGAAGCTTTCTGGGTGTGATTTTGCTGTTGTAGTAGACTAAGGGCAACTTATTATTTAGACAATACCGTCGTTTAAGTGAAGTATTTGTGCTTTGCAGTACCTCCCCCTCTATATTCAAGAAGCCTTTCCTCCCGATTTCCTCTTCTGCATCAGGTAAGATGAAGACTATGGTCAGCCATCATTACATTTAGCTACATAaccattttacagtgtggttcACTTATTTCCTTCAATCCATGTTTGTCTTTTAGTTGTGTTTGATAGTCTTGTTTTCTTATTTGGATAGACATTCGAAactttttgtaaatgttttccCTTTAATTTCTGTGTTCCATTTTTTTGCATCCCGGTGTTGTTTGCATGCCTTTACATGTCTGTGTATGTCCCATTGTACTCAGGATCTTTGACTCAGTCTACCTCAATGTCTCATATAGAAGGAGCTGGAAAGACATGGAGCAAGAAACCTCTGAGGTAGGACTAGCATATTCTGGACTGATTTaagcattttattatttttttttaatgtgctcatgcttgtgttttctttttttgttttgtttgttgttggtttttttcttgttttttttaagccgGCCTTTGTCAGCAGTATCCTTCAGCATTCCTTTTGGGCTAGACAGCGACGTAGACATTGTGATGGGCAACCCTGTAATAACCCGCTCTGTgagctcagatcagctgaacCCAGCTGGTCAAAATATGGCAAGGGTGCCCTACACCCCTCCCGAAGACCTCAGTCATTTGCTTAGCAAACCTTCAGGACCTAATGGTCCACAGAGAGCATCCTGGGCCACCCAGACTCCCACTGTTCCTAAGTTGGCAGAGGAGAATGACCTCGGGACAAGTGAAACAGGAGAGCTGCCTACAATTGAAGAGGCTCTTCAGATTATTCACAATGAAAGCAAAATGGAGCCTCGTTTACACCCTGATGGTGCTCCTGACGGCTTCTACCTCCACTCTCCTGATGATCCTGCTAGTTCTCGCTATAATGGCAATTTACCACCAATCAGCTCCTCTGCACCAACCCGCTCAGGAATGATGTATCGGCCAACAGGAGAGTCCAGCGAATCCACTCGCACTAGAAACACTTCTGAATGTTCACGAGATGATGACTCAGTTTTGAGAGACGGTAGTGTGGATTCAGATGCATCAGAAGACATGCCTAAAGCCCAGTCCACTCCATCAACACCCGGTGCTGCAGGTGGTGCTGCTATTAGAGGTGGTAAGGAGGTTCCTGACAGCGGTGTGAAGATGACCAGTTTTGCAGAACGGAAAAAGAAACAGATTACTGATTCTCCAAAATCTAGTGATTCTCCTCAGATGACCACATGGGCACAGAAGTCTGAAGAAAGCcccagcaagagcccacagctgAATAATGAGATGTCTGAGTTGGGGGCTCGGCTTGAAGAAAAGCGCAAAGCCATCGAAGCTCAGAAGAAACGCATTGAGGCCATTTTTGCAAAGCATAGGCAGAGACTAGGAAAGAGTGCCTTTCTGCAGTTAAAGAAAGAGCAACGTGAGGATGAAGGTGAGGGGAAAGGAGAGGATGGCCAGGTCAGTACCTCATTCACAGAAGAAGACCTCTCTCGCTTGACACTTGAAGAGCGGCTAGCACGAATCGAATTGGAAGATCAACAGGAACAAGATGAAGAGCACCCCACAGTGGAAGATGAGGGTAATGTTAAAAGAGGACTTGCGCTCAACAAGCAGGTCAAAGAAAAGGCAGGTACACCAGGAGAGAAGCACCATGGGACACCTACTGACAAAGTGGTTGCTCCTTTAGGGGACTATAACAACGCAGTGTCCAAGCTAACTGCAGCTCTTAGCTCCCTGCAAAGTGACATGCAACGACTGACTGAGCAGCAAAATCAGCTAATGAAGAAAAAACCGTCACCTTCCAATAACAAGTCTTGGGTCATTCCAGCCAGCCCTAAAACCTCCACCTCAGCCCCTCCTCCTGCACGCCTGTCACGAGAAACCACTCGAGATTTAAATTCTGCCTCCTCTTCTCCGTCTCCATCACGCAAAATCACAAACCACACCACTTCTCCTAAATCTCCTCATGTACATCGAAGAGCCCAGTCTGTACCTCCTAAAAGCCCAAAACACAGTCGTCCATCAGACACTAAAGTCCCCTCCCTGTCGAGGGTTCTTACCCCACCTACAAATGTAGACCGCATCCCCCATCTTCGTCGTGTAAATCCCTGGCAATCTCAAGTACAGACTTCATCCTCATTCTCCATTGGTGACTCCGGTAGCCTAGATGAGCTGCACTCATCAGGACCAACTCCTGTGCCAACAACTACACTGACCCCAATACCAGCTTCTACCCCAACTCCAGGTCCTGGTGCAGATGACGGCCTGTCAGAAGTAGGCTCCAATGATGGACAAAGTATATTTAGTATGGACCTTGAGGTCGGGTCCAATCATGGTCCATTGACTAGAAAGGAAGGGGTTGCAGGAGGGGGCTACAGCTCTGGTGCCCCATCTGAATGTTCTTTTGAGAGTGATGCACCTGCAGGGATGTTGAATGGCAAACGCAGTAGCCTGATAGAGATCTCACTGTCTGCCTTGGGAGGAGATGGTGAGGAGGATGACCAAGTGCCTGATGCTCTCTCTGACTCAATGAGTGACCTCACAGAGGCAGAGAATAAAGCAGCAGTTGGTTTCTTTTTCAAGGTTGGTGGCTGACACATATTTTCACAGTATATATCTGCATAGAAAGTGCGCTATAATGGGTGTGCATTCATCCCTTTTTATTATTAGGATGACAAAGATCGACCGGAGGATGAAATGGCTCAGCGAAAAGCAGCTTTTCTTGAAAAACAGCAGAAGAGAACAGAAGAGATGAAAAGACGAAAACTTgagcaggaaaaagaaaaagaatcaaagtgagaccagtttctgttttaaaaaaactgcatttataACAAGTTAAAGAAGGGAAGCACTGAATATCTTTAACTTaatcaattttttattttaagcagcCAAAGGGTGCTCATAATTTGgatttaataatttattgttCTGTGTTTTATGACTCGAATTGTTGCTATCACTAATCCCATAATTCAGTCTTGTTGCATTTCATAATATTGCGTTACACATTAAAGGTCTTATACTTCATTTTTAGCAAGCCCCAGTGGATGATCATTGAAGGCTGGGGCAGTAAAAATGAGGATAGACCACAGACCCCAGGCACTCCTCCCAAAACCCCACCAGCAGAAGGCACTCCTCAACGTAGAGGAGACTTCACTAAGCAGGAATATGAGAGGAGACAGCAATTGAAGATCATGGAAGACTTGGACAAGGTTCTGAAGCAGAAACCCACTACAGTGCGTGGTGTCAAGAAGCAGAGACCTAAGACTATGTTCAGAGATGACTCTGTGCTCTCTCAGAGTCCTGTCAAAGGTTTCATGGGTAAGTAGTTCTGACATTAACCAGTAAAATTCCCAGCTTTTGTATTCTCTCTTCCTATGCTCACATGTACAATATTTCCTACTTGTAGGCACTAAGCTCAACAAGGTATACTCCCATTCATCCATGAACCTGTCCTCCATGGCTAATGACTCTGGCGGTATGACTGTCAGGAAgtcacccaggtaacctgcaaaTTGATAATGACttgatgtattttcttttttctttttttaaattcttaaaaAGTGGGAAGCACAGAATTTAGCCTGAAACATTGAAATTTAGCCTGTGTTTAAAGTCTCCACtccaaactatataccagtttttaaattgtgttgatagttttttggggttttttctgaaTACTACCGTCACATTTAGTGCGGGAAGAAAAACGTAATCGAAAAATAATATTGCAACACGTGACATTAGGTTGTTAAGGAAGGGGagaaagttttaggagtgatggtAGCGAGTGAGCAAGAGAGCGAGTGATATCGATAGCGAGTTTTGATAGTTGAAaaatttgtgacgtttagcgtgtttggagtgtagttggtgtgtagtgtagtcgttgttgttttgttttgtgtgtcaaaaTAATGAGCGCACTGTTGAATGTCACATTTGCTAGCCAAAAGCCACAAAAGGTAGATTGAAATGTAAGTGCTGTATCCAGGTGGAAAACAGGAGGAATGTTGACAGGTCTACAGGTTTTATCCCTGTGATGTGCTCCTCTCTTTTGTAGTggatataatttttatttatttattttttttaatttcccaaataatttgtgtggcaccTTGTTGttctgtaattttatttttagaaatagttttaaatggttgtacaaaaaaCACCTGAGGTATTGCATGCATTATTAGGTAAATACTTGCATATAGCTTTGCTGTTTGCAAAATttgtacatatttttttaaaatgtacaatttctgtttgcatttcaagttatgaaaatgatttgttaaacatgtgttttgcttttacagtaaaaaTTTTACCTGCtctgattttattatttttctgtgatttttagatgatttgtgttaatacagtaagtcaaaatggaaaaaaatgactGTAGATTtagacatgtgaggttgtgttgaaaagaatgatatcaaATAAGGCAAGGTCAATAGTTTTTTAAAGTTGAAATATtaaggtaaaatcaaaagtagtgaaAAACAGCCAATTTAACCTTGGACTCCAGAAGgttaaagtttaaaatatttaataagtgGGTGTTTTTGTATCATTGACACCAACTATAGATGCAGTGTTGTCTGTGTTATCAGgtgcaaatgaaaaataaagcctCAAGATGTAAAAAATGCTTCTTCTCTTATCTCTCTAGTCGTTCACACTCTCCTGCCCGATCACGGGGAAGGTCTCCAGGACGAATTGGTGTTCAGAATGGAGAGAAGGACTGGGAGACTGGCTCCGCTATTTCCTCCCCCGCTTCTATCCCAGAATATACAGGTCAGTCATAATTTCCACAcaaaaatttttaaaatgaatgctgcaagcattgttttgtttgctttataGCATTTGGAAATGTTGTGTTTTGCAGGACCAAAGCTGTACAAGGAGCCTAGCTTTAAGTCCAACAAGTTCATCATCCATAATGCTATCACTCGTTGCTGCCTGGCTGGGAAGGTCAATGAACCACAGAAAAACAAGATTGTAGAGGTAAACCATCCCGCTGTGTCAGAGTCCAACAAAAAGCTACACCCTAACTAGGTTATGTAACGCACTTAAAGCCAGGTTTATACATTTTTGTGTTTGGGTTGTCCCAGACAAAAGCTGCTCAACATGAAAGAACtatagtgatttttttcttaacttgTGGCTTCCAAATGGTGATACTATGTTAAAAGATGGCTGTTGTAATAGACTTCCAACCAAAAGGCTGTCTGGGAAAAATTCTGATAGTATCAGAAATTTAAAATGACCATCTCACAATGTGACTGCTGCCACGACCTATTTGTCAACAATTCAACATACAGTGATGCACAGATCATTTTgtgaaaagacaaaacaaattgaAGATGGAGgtaaaacatgcaaaacaatATGTTTGAGGTGGCAAGTAAAGTTGTGGCGGCAAAACCTTTGTGTAATATGACTACCAGCTGTTGTTATGAATGCCCTAAGGAGGATGTAGCATGTAAAAATAAGTTGGTATTATCATCACACAACCTGCATGCATCAAACCTAATGTCCTCCCCAAGTTGATTAGGTCCATATACttattcttttctttatatCTCTCTTTTCAGGAAATGGAGAAAAGCACAGCCAATCACTTTCTTATCCTCTTCAGAGATTCCAGCTGCCAATTCAGAGCGGTTTATACCATGAACCCTGAAACCGATGAGATGGCACGGCTAACTGGCATTGGCCCGCGAGTCATCACACTTGATATGGTTGAGTCCATTTACAAGTACAGCTCAGACCGCAAGCAGTTCACCGTCATCCCGTCCAAAACCATGTCCATGAGTGTTGACGCTTTCACCATCCCTGGCCATTTTTGGCAAAAGCGCCCAGGAACTCCCAAAAAGTTTGGCACTCCCAAATAAAGACTTACCCAATAAAGGTAGAGGGTGCTTTTCAGGGAATCCATTCCCAACTTGACTTTTCATTTCATGATTTTGGCCAGTGTGGCAGTTGAGATTGTTATTCAGttagaataacagaaaacagattGACTTTGGACAGCTATCCACGTGGAGCCCAAGGATAATCCAGTTAACACTACATGCTAAGAGAATGGGCCAAGCACCTACTCACTCAGCCAATGTGCTTAGAATAGTTTATCTCTGGCTTTACCTGGTCTACCTAGATTGTAATATAATGCAACTGATTCAGGATAACAActttccccccccccttccctccTCATGCCTTGCCTTACCCTGCCATGCCTGAGTCATTTTTGCGACTCTAAGGTAAGAAAAAGAGAGGACAACCACACTGCCTTTGCCTGCAAAACAGTACTTAGGGCAcgagtagttcccacccatctCAGTTCTGCTTGCATTTGCCTTTTCTACTTCTAGGGCTCACTCTTTCCACTCTGCTGAAACAAGTCTAAGGTCTCAGTTTTGATTGGAGACTTCAGCTGAAAATTAATAGCAGGTAGCACTGCTCCCAATGAATGTAGGGCACACACTAACCATTCATTCCATTCAGGGGTGTTTTCACTGTTTGAATCTATTATAGTGAATGGTCCTTCTGCACTGGTAGTGACTGCTGTCATTGTCAGTGGACTTCCAGACCTAGGAAATGCTTGTGCCACATAGTTTGTGAACTCCATTCAATCTCTCAGCTGTAGACATctggatgttttttgttttataccatTTGCCATGTTTTTGCTGGACAAAATTATTCACTCTTTGagaactaaaagaaaaatgaaatccaTGTGACTTTTTCCCTAGTAGCTCgctttttcattttcaacacGTGATGAATTGAAATGTTATCTGAGCTTATCTTGAAAAATAAACCTGGAAACATGAAGGAGGGCTTTATCATGTTTATCTTGGATACAGCTCTTTGTGAGAATGATAATCAATGATAATTTAATATATACTGAATGCtaattaatttgattttttttgacaATGATTTGTAAAAAGTTGACCTTTGTAAGCTATGAATAAGCTAGCCTGCTGCAAAGTATAAGTGAGATGTATGTTTGAGTTGCGAATGAGTGAATGAGAATGAATAGAATTTGAAACAGTTTGTCTTGGGATTAATAAATCCTTTAGGTCACTATGAGTCTGTTTCCTATTATTTTATTTCCCTGTTTATGTGTCTTGGCATATAAACAGTAGGTTTTCTTGATGAAGGATCATTCCGGACTGTAACAGCCCTCATCTACCCCACAGTCTCTAGAGACTCCATGTGCAACTGGaggaatgtaaaaactgcttttttcttttttttgcttatgtCCACACTTCTAAGACTTTGGAATTGCTTGTTATGAGGTCAATATCACTACAAAAACCTGTGGCAAATTAGCCctctatctttaaaaaaaattttttagcTGTCCCGTCAACAGCTATTGCGGTTcagctgtctctctcttttttttttccaaaccacTGCCtgcaagaaatgtgtttttgaatgAGATTCCATTACAGatataaaataatgttaaaCAGTGATTAggaaataaatgataaatttgTGTGTGAGGAGTAGTGCAAATGGAATTGGTGGACTTTtgtatttatgtgtttgttAAAACTAGTATGTGGTAGTtaagagcctttttttttttttttttttttttttttttttttattgattcagTGCAATTTCACCCCTAGAAATCCGCTTATCATTGAGAGGTGTAtttatttgctttaatttaGACGGTGCATTTGATGTTTAGTTTCAGgttatccttttttttctctagtttttctttcttttttttggtttaggTTATAAGTCATGTAGTCATTTCATAGAAGTTGTCATAACATTGGTTTTCTTTCCCTTGTTTTTGGATCTGTGCCAGCACACTATAAATGTTCATTTCATAAACTGACTATCTTTGGCAACTTAACCAGATGAATAAAATCCATTTTAAATCATCTACATCTTgtttttcatcttcatgtttctttcccacattcatttgtttttattgtagtaCTTGGAGTAGTAATAATTGAAAAATTTGTTAAAGGTAAAATCAGCTGGAAAGAGGTTTCCTTGcgtaagagtaagaaaataacaCCAATATGTCATAATTTTCCTCTTAAGTACACACCGAGACTTGTGTAAAAATGGAAAACTTTATTGatgcatttttctttcctctttagaCAGTTAAGCTCTTCCTGATTACTAAAAGCAACACGTTAGTGCTTGGTTCTCACATTTCTCAAGAATACTGTTAAAGAAACTGATGAGCTGTTTGGCTGTGGTAACACTGCAGGCAATAAACTTGGCCAAAGCATTGCATGGGTGCGCAAATACTTCTTTGCACTGATGATCTGTAATAGATAGCTTTTCCCTTACTTTCAACAATCATAAAAAGTAATGGAAAGGTGGATGTGGAAGGCAGAAAAGAACGTACCAACTTTACAGCAGCATACTGTGGCCACTCTGGTACCACAAGTGATATCATCTTCTCAGCTGTGCTTGGTGTGCAGCATCTCTGTAAGTAGAGAGTTACAGGGCAAATCTCCTTGAAGATGGCGCTGGTACAAATAGTCCTCAATTTGCAAGCTAATGCTGCGAACTTCAGGCAGCCGAAGAAGCAACTGGCCAAACTTGTCACAATGTCCTGGATGATTTCGCTGAGTGTACTCCATCAGCGCCCTGTTGACTCGCTCTTGAGTTTCCTCTACCTGCCTGCGGTTATGCACTGACTTCACATCTagagcagaaaaaaaccccacacaacacaaa includes:
- the camsap3 gene encoding calmodulin-regulated spectrin-associated protein 3 isoform X2, which encodes MVDSPTMRKTFVVPDIKSLDLYDCTKSKICASVGWLLAKSYGSTENVPAELRDPFYCDQYEQEHLKPPVTRLLQSSELYCRTYSILLGSTATEAQPKDNVTLLQLLTQRGVVAKDQDTTVTDADLRHKPIKMSAHLAVMDALMAVGAMETVTAVKTCSSAELLGKAASWEDALLHWVNELNQNLRERTEGAQNDLSETITDPQPVQPSLRYRKDKIQSKLKPIFPVVNEVKDLSSGCAVAAVIHYYCPGLLRLEDVCMKDSMSVADSLYNLQFIREFCDSCLKSCCHLALEDMLYTPQELQMNLLSFLSELLSWFEVQRPEFVQPIDTLSESTPVTPSSLSDNSTSPSIFKKPFLPISSSASGSLTQSTSMSHIEGAGKTWSKKPLSRPLSAVSFSIPFGLDSDVDIVMGNPVITRSVSSDQLNPAGQNMARVPYTPPEDLSHLLSKPSGPNGPQRASWATQTPTVPKLAEENDLGTSETGELPTIEEALQIIHNESKMEPRLHPDGAPDGFYLHSPDDPASSRYNGNLPPISSSAPTRSGMMYRPTGESSESTRTRNTSECSRDDDSVLRDGSVDSDASEDMPKAQSTPSTPGAAGGAAIRGGKEVPDSGVKMTSFAERKKKQITDSPKSSDSPQMTTWAQKSEESPSKSPQLNNEMSELGARLEEKRKAIEAQKKRIEAIFAKHRQRLGKSAFLQLKKEQREDEGEGKGEDGQVSTSFTEEDLSRLTLEERLARIELEDQQEQDEEHPTVEDEGNVKRGLALNKQVKEKAGTPGEKHHGTPTDKVVAPLGDYNNAVSKLTAALSSLQSDMQRLTEQQNQLMKKKPSPSNNKSWVIPASPKTSTSAPPPARLSRETTRDLNSASSSPSPSRKITNHTTSPKSPHVHRRAQSVPPKSPKHSRPSDTKVPSLSRVLTPPTNVDRIPHLRRVNPWQSQVQTSSSFSIGDSGSLDELHSSGPTPVPTTTLTPIPASTPTPGPGADDGLSEVGSNDGQSIFSMDLEVGSNHGPLTRKEGVAGGGYSSGAPSECSFESDAPAGMLNGKRSSLIEISLSALGGDGEEDDQVPDALSDSMSDLTEAENKAAVGFFFKDDKDRPEDEMAQRKAAFLEKQQKRTEEMKRRKLEQEKEKESNKPQWMIIEGWGSKNEDRPQTPGTPPKTPPAEGTPQRRGDFTKQEYERRQQLKIMEDLDKVLKQKPTTVRGVKKQRPKTMFRDDSVLSQSPVKGFMGTKLNKVYSHSSMNLSSMANDSGGMTVRKSPSRSHSPARSRGRSPGRIGVQNGEKDWETGSAISSPASIPEYTGPKLYKEPSFKSNKFIIHNAITRCCLAGKVNEPQKNKIVEEMEKSTANHFLILFRDSSCQFRAVYTMNPETDEMARLTGIGPRVITLDMVESIYKYSSDRKQFTVIPSKTMSMSVDAFTIPGHFWQKRPGTPKKFGTPK
- the camsap3 gene encoding calmodulin-regulated spectrin-associated protein 3 isoform X3, with protein sequence MVDSPTMRKTFVVPDIKSLDLYDCTKSKICASVGWLLAKSYGSTENVPAELRDPFYCDQYEQEHLKPPVTRLLQSSELYCRTYSILLGSTATEAQPKDNVTLLQLLTQRGVVAKDQDTTVTDADLRHKPIKMSAHLAVMDALMAVGAMETVTAVKTCSSAELLGKAASWEDALLHWVNELNQNLRERTEGAQNDLSETITDPQPVQPSCPTRWYWKLVPLRYRKDKIQSKLKPIFPVVNEVKDLSSGCAVAAVIHYYCPGLLRLEDVCMKDSMSVADSLYNLQFIREFCDSCLKSCCHLALEDMLYTPQELQMNLLSFLSELLSWFEVQRPEFVQPIDTLSESTPVTPSSLSDNSTSPSIFKKPFLPISSSASEGAGKTWSKKPLSRPLSAVSFSIPFGLDSDVDIVMGNPVITRSVSSDQLNPAGQNMARVPYTPPEDLSHLLSKPSGPNGPQRASWATQTPTVPKLAEENDLGTSETGELPTIEEALQIIHNESKMEPRLHPDGAPDGFYLHSPDDPASSRYNGNLPPISSSAPTRSGMMYRPTGESSESTRTRNTSECSRDDDSVLRDGSVDSDASEDMPKAQSTPSTPGAAGGAAIRGGKEVPDSGVKMTSFAERKKKQITDSPKSSDSPQMTTWAQKSEESPSKSPQLNNEMSELGARLEEKRKAIEAQKKRIEAIFAKHRQRLGKSAFLQLKKEQREDEGEGKGEDGQVSTSFTEEDLSRLTLEERLARIELEDQQEQDEEHPTVEDEGNVKRGLALNKQVKEKAGTPGEKHHGTPTDKVVAPLGDYNNAVSKLTAALSSLQSDMQRLTEQQNQLMKKKPSPSNNKSWVIPASPKTSTSAPPPARLSRETTRDLNSASSSPSPSRKITNHTTSPKSPHVHRRAQSVPPKSPKHSRPSDTKVPSLSRVLTPPTNVDRIPHLRRVNPWQSQVQTSSSFSIGDSGSLDELHSSGPTPVPTTTLTPIPASTPTPGPGADDGLSEVGSNDGQSIFSMDLEVGSNHGPLTRKEGVAGGGYSSGAPSECSFESDAPAGMLNGKRSSLIEISLSALGGDGEEDDQVPDALSDSMSDLTEAENKAAVGFFFKDDKDRPEDEMAQRKAAFLEKQQKRTEEMKRRKLEQEKEKESNKPQWMIIEGWGSKNEDRPQTPGTPPKTPPAEGTPQRRGDFTKQEYERRQQLKIMEDLDKVLKQKPTTVRGVKKQRPKTMFRDDSVLSQSPVKGFMGTKLNKVYSHSSMNLSSMANDSGGMTVRKSPSRSHSPARSRGRSPGRIGVQNGEKDWETGSAISSPASIPEYTGPKLYKEPSFKSNKFIIHNAITRCCLAGKVNEPQKNKIVEEMEKSTANHFLILFRDSSCQFRAVYTMNPETDEMARLTGIGPRVITLDMVESIYKYSSDRKQFTVIPSKTMSMSVDAFTIPGHFWQKRPGTPKKFGTPK
- the camsap3 gene encoding calmodulin-regulated spectrin-associated protein 3 isoform X1 is translated as MVDSPTMRKTFVVPDIKSLDLYDCTKSKICASVGWLLAKSYGSTENVPAELRDPFYCDQYEQEHLKPPVTRLLQSSELYCRTYSILLGSTATEAQPKDNVTLLQLLTQRGVVAKDQDTTVTDADLRHKPIKMSAHLAVMDALMAVGAMETVTAVKTCSSAELLGKAASWEDALLHWVNELNQNLRERTEGAQNDLSETITDPQPVQPSCPTRWYWKLVPLRYRKDKIQSKLKPIFPVVNEVKDLSSGCAVAAVIHYYCPGLLRLEDVCMKDSMSVADSLYNLQFIREFCDSCLKSCCHLALEDMLYTPQELQMNLLSFLSELLSWFEVQRPEFVQPIDTLSESTPVTPSSLSDNSTSPSIFKKPFLPISSSASGSLTQSTSMSHIEGAGKTWSKKPLSRPLSAVSFSIPFGLDSDVDIVMGNPVITRSVSSDQLNPAGQNMARVPYTPPEDLSHLLSKPSGPNGPQRASWATQTPTVPKLAEENDLGTSETGELPTIEEALQIIHNESKMEPRLHPDGAPDGFYLHSPDDPASSRYNGNLPPISSSAPTRSGMMYRPTGESSESTRTRNTSECSRDDDSVLRDGSVDSDASEDMPKAQSTPSTPGAAGGAAIRGGKEVPDSGVKMTSFAERKKKQITDSPKSSDSPQMTTWAQKSEESPSKSPQLNNEMSELGARLEEKRKAIEAQKKRIEAIFAKHRQRLGKSAFLQLKKEQREDEGEGKGEDGQVSTSFTEEDLSRLTLEERLARIELEDQQEQDEEHPTVEDEGNVKRGLALNKQVKEKAGTPGEKHHGTPTDKVVAPLGDYNNAVSKLTAALSSLQSDMQRLTEQQNQLMKKKPSPSNNKSWVIPASPKTSTSAPPPARLSRETTRDLNSASSSPSPSRKITNHTTSPKSPHVHRRAQSVPPKSPKHSRPSDTKVPSLSRVLTPPTNVDRIPHLRRVNPWQSQVQTSSSFSIGDSGSLDELHSSGPTPVPTTTLTPIPASTPTPGPGADDGLSEVGSNDGQSIFSMDLEVGSNHGPLTRKEGVAGGGYSSGAPSECSFESDAPAGMLNGKRSSLIEISLSALGGDGEEDDQVPDALSDSMSDLTEAENKAAVGFFFKDDKDRPEDEMAQRKAAFLEKQQKRTEEMKRRKLEQEKEKESNKPQWMIIEGWGSKNEDRPQTPGTPPKTPPAEGTPQRRGDFTKQEYERRQQLKIMEDLDKVLKQKPTTVRGVKKQRPKTMFRDDSVLSQSPVKGFMGTKLNKVYSHSSMNLSSMANDSGGMTVRKSPSRSHSPARSRGRSPGRIGVQNGEKDWETGSAISSPASIPEYTGPKLYKEPSFKSNKFIIHNAITRCCLAGKVNEPQKNKIVEEMEKSTANHFLILFRDSSCQFRAVYTMNPETDEMARLTGIGPRVITLDMVESIYKYSSDRKQFTVIPSKTMSMSVDAFTIPGHFWQKRPGTPKKFGTPK